The following is a genomic window from Thermoflexus hugenholtzii JAD2.
GACGGAGCGGTCATAGTCGGCGGAGGTTTCGGCCACCTCCACCACCAGGAGGACGTCCTCAGGCCCGGGGTGGGCGGAGGCATAGAAGTCAGGACGATAGCGGAGCAGCGCCACGTCCGGCTGCGGCTCCGAATGGGCTCCCAGGCGGATGGGGTTTTGAACCCAGAGGATCCCTCGACCCCTTATGGGGAAAAGCAGGGCGGTGAGTCGCGCCACGGTTGCGGCGTGTCGGCTTCCGATGGGGCTCATGGTGACGAGTTCTCCTTCGATGAGCTCCACGC
Proteins encoded in this region:
- a CDS encoding Uma2 family endonuclease, whose amino-acid sequence is MELIEGELVTMSPIGSRHAATVARLTALLFPIRGRGILWVQNPIRLGAHSEPQPDVALLRYRPDFYASAHPGPEDVLLVVEVAETSADYDRSV